The genomic stretch CGGTTGCGGCTATGAACACAATGAAGAAAAGTAGCGTCGTAATGACAACGACACTCGAATTCAGCACTTCGGACCGAGAGGGCCACACGACGCGTTTCATCTCGGAACGCACGTCGCGGACGTAGCTGACCAGCCGGGCAAACACGTTCGGCTTGCCGGACTTGCCGAGCTTCGCCTGTTTGGCCG from Coriobacteriia bacterium encodes the following:
- the secE gene encoding preprotein translocase subunit SecE, with translation MAKGTTPDKPKSAEKSAKQAKLGKSGKPNVFARLVSYVRDVRSEMKRVVWPSRSEVLNSSVVVITTLLFFIVFIAATDFVVVKALGLLSKIGG